A DNA window from Phyllostomus discolor isolate MPI-MPIP mPhyDis1 chromosome X, mPhyDis1.pri.v3, whole genome shotgun sequence contains the following coding sequences:
- the LOC118498517 gene encoding thymosin beta-4-like yields MSDKPTMAMIEKSHKLKLKKTETQEKNPLPSKNMIEQEEQAGEL; encoded by the coding sequence ATGTCTGATAAACCCACTATGGCCATGATTGAGAAATCTCACAAGttgaaattgaagaagacagaaacacaagagaaaaatccACTGCCTTCCAAAAACATGATTGAGCAAGAGGAGCAAGCAGGCGAATTGTAA